One part of the Parambassis ranga chromosome 8, fParRan2.1, whole genome shotgun sequence genome encodes these proteins:
- the LOC114439542 gene encoding choline transporter-like protein 2 isoform X2 produces MELEEKPKYGEPRKYDPAFKGPIHNRSCTDIVCCILFIVAILGYIAVGILAWSQGDPRKAIYPTDSRGQFCGQAGTPLETKRLLFYFNIMKCASPMVLLEFQCPTTQMCVEKCPDRFMTLVKAYTNKNDFDYYKSFCKEGVTNTMGIPEILKLGLCPAMLTPSKSFTRRCFPALGQKGGVIMVGNNSHFDDGTGTMREAKDLVNGVKNATVVIEARQVVMKIFEDYTQSWYWILLGLVIAMLTSLLFIVLLRYLAGIMVWVMIAMVIVVIGYGIFHCYMEYAALKGEPGADVTLQEIGFQTDFAVYLQIRQTWLAFMIILAIVEVIIILLLIFLRKRILLAIALIKEASRAVGHVMCSLFYPLFTFVLLAMVIAYWAVTAVFLSTSNEPVYKVFNETVCEHSRRTCDPANYTTSPMKKECPDSQCLFAFYGGETVYHKYLIGLQFYNVFLFFWCANFVTALGQMTLAGAFASYYWAFNKPADIPAFPVFSSLGRSLRYHTGTLAFGSLILSIIQIIRVLLEYLDHKLKGAQNKFAKFLLCCLKCCFWCLEKFIKFLNRNAYIMVAIYGKNFCTSARDAFFLLMRNMIRVAVLDKVTDFLLFLGKLLIVGLVGIFAFFFFSGRVKAFENTAPHLHYYWVPILTVVIGSYLIAHGFFSVYAMCVDTLFLCFLEDLERNDGSPERPYLMPEKLRSILNKKNKTEPAQ; encoded by the exons ATGGAACTGGAGGAGAAGCCGAAATATG GAGAGCCGAGAAAGTATGATCCAGCCTTCAAGGGTCCCATCCACAATAG GAGCTGCACAGACATCGTGTGCTGCATCCTCTTCATCGTTGCCATATTGGGTTACATTGCCGTGGGAATACTTG CCTGGTCCCAGGGTGACCCCAGGAAGGCGATCTATCCCACAGACAGTCGTGGCCAGTTCTGTGGGCAGGCTGGCACTCCACTTGA GACGAAACGACTGTTGTTCTACTTCAACATCATGAAGTGCGCCAGTCCCATGGTGCTGCTGGAGTTCCAGTGTCCGAccacacag ATGTGTGTGGAGAAGTGCCCGGACAGGTTCATGACTTTGGTCAAAGCCTACACTAACAAAAATGATTTCGACTACTACAAGAGCTTCTGCAAGGAAGGAGTGACCAACACGATG GGGATACCAGAGATCCTTAAACTGGGCCTCTGTCCTGCCATGCTGACCCCCAGCAAGTCCT TTACCCGTAGGTGCTTCCCAGCTTTGGGCCAGAAAGGAGGCGTGATAATGGTTGGAAACAATTCTCACTTCGACGATGGGACTGGAACCATGCGGGAGGCCAAGGATCTTGTGAATGGAGTAAA GAATGCCACCGTGGTGATTGAGGCCCGTCAGGTGGTGATGAAAATCTTCGAGGATTACACGCAGTCTTGGTACTGGATCCTGTT AGGGCTGGTCATTGCCATGCTCACCAGCCTGCTCTTCATCGTCCTCCTGCGCTACCTGGCAGGGATCATGGTCTGGGTCATGATCGCCATGGTGATAGTGGTGATAGGATACG GTATCTTCCACTGCTACATGGAGTATGCTGCCCTGAAGGGAGAGCCGGGCGCTGATGTGACCCTACAGGAGATTGGCTTCCAGACAGACTTCGCAGTCTACCTGCAGATCAGACAGACCTGGCTGGCCTTCA TGATCATCCTGGCGATTGTGGAGGTCATCATCATccttctcctcatcttcctcaggaAGAGAATCCTCCTCGCCATCGCTCTCATTAAAGAGGCCAGCAG AGCCGTTGGACATGTCATGTGCTCCCTTTTTTACCCTCTGTTCACTTTTGTCCTCCTGGCCATGGTCATCGCCTACTGGGCAGTGACTGCTGT TTTCTTGTCTACCTCCAATGAGCCTGTCTACAAAGTGTTCAATGAGACTGTATGCGAACACTCGAGGAGAACCTGCGACCCAGCT AACTACACGACGAGTCCCATGAAGAAGGAGTGTCCGGACTCACAGTGCCTTTTTGCCTTCTACGGAGGAGAGACGGTTTACCACAAATACCTGATCGGCCTGCAGTTCTACAacgtcttcctcttcttctggtGTGCCAACTTCGTCACGGCTCTGGGACAGATGACCTTAGCCGGAGCCTTCGCCTCTTACTACTGGGCCTTCAACAAGCCCGCTGACATCCCGGCCTTCCCAGTGTTCTCCTCCTTGGGAAGAtctctcag GTATCACACAGGAACTTTGGCGTTCGGCTCCCTCATCCTCTCAATCATCCAGATCATCAGGGTTTTGCTGGAGTACCTGGACCACAAGCTGAAAG GTGCCCAAAATAAGTTTGCGAAGttcctgctgtgctgtttgaAGTGCTGTTTCTGGTGTCTGGAGAAATTCATCAAGTTCCTTAACAGAAACGCCTACATCATG GTGGCGATTTATGGCAAAAACTTTTGCACTTCTGCCAGAGATGCCTTCTTCCTGCTCATGAGAAACATGATCAG GGTTGCTGTCTTGGATAAAGTGACAGATTTTCTCCTATTTTTAGGCAAACTGCTCATTGTTGGTCTTGTAG GGATCtttgccttcttcttcttctctgggaGAGTGAAGGCCTTCGAGAATACAGCTCCACATCTCCATTACTACTGGGTTCCCATCCTG ACGGTGGTGATCGGCTCGTACCTCATCGCCCATGGGTTCTTCAGCGTGTACGCCATGTGTGTGGACACTCTGTTCCTCTGCTTCT tggaggatctggagaggAACGACGGCAGTCCAGAGAGACCCTACCTGATGCCTGAGAAACTCCGCAGCATCCTGAATAAGAAAAACAAGACCGAGCCGGCCCAGTAg
- the LOC114439542 gene encoding choline transporter-like protein 2 isoform X1, protein MPEDGEYYGKHGEPRKYDPAFKGPIHNRSCTDIVCCILFIVAILGYIAVGILAWSQGDPRKAIYPTDSRGQFCGQAGTPLETKRLLFYFNIMKCASPMVLLEFQCPTTQMCVEKCPDRFMTLVKAYTNKNDFDYYKSFCKEGVTNTMGIPEILKLGLCPAMLTPSKSFTRRCFPALGQKGGVIMVGNNSHFDDGTGTMREAKDLVNGVKNATVVIEARQVVMKIFEDYTQSWYWILLGLVIAMLTSLLFIVLLRYLAGIMVWVMIAMVIVVIGYGIFHCYMEYAALKGEPGADVTLQEIGFQTDFAVYLQIRQTWLAFMIILAIVEVIIILLLIFLRKRILLAIALIKEASRAVGHVMCSLFYPLFTFVLLAMVIAYWAVTAVFLSTSNEPVYKVFNETVCEHSRRTCDPANYTTSPMKKECPDSQCLFAFYGGETVYHKYLIGLQFYNVFLFFWCANFVTALGQMTLAGAFASYYWAFNKPADIPAFPVFSSLGRSLRYHTGTLAFGSLILSIIQIIRVLLEYLDHKLKGAQNKFAKFLLCCLKCCFWCLEKFIKFLNRNAYIMVAIYGKNFCTSARDAFFLLMRNMIRVAVLDKVTDFLLFLGKLLIVGLVGIFAFFFFSGRVKAFENTAPHLHYYWVPILTVVIGSYLIAHGFFSVYAMCVDTLFLCFLEDLERNDGSPERPYLMPEKLRSILNKKNKTEPAQ, encoded by the exons ATGCCTGAGGATGGAGAGTATTACGGAAAGCACG GAGAGCCGAGAAAGTATGATCCAGCCTTCAAGGGTCCCATCCACAATAG GAGCTGCACAGACATCGTGTGCTGCATCCTCTTCATCGTTGCCATATTGGGTTACATTGCCGTGGGAATACTTG CCTGGTCCCAGGGTGACCCCAGGAAGGCGATCTATCCCACAGACAGTCGTGGCCAGTTCTGTGGGCAGGCTGGCACTCCACTTGA GACGAAACGACTGTTGTTCTACTTCAACATCATGAAGTGCGCCAGTCCCATGGTGCTGCTGGAGTTCCAGTGTCCGAccacacag ATGTGTGTGGAGAAGTGCCCGGACAGGTTCATGACTTTGGTCAAAGCCTACACTAACAAAAATGATTTCGACTACTACAAGAGCTTCTGCAAGGAAGGAGTGACCAACACGATG GGGATACCAGAGATCCTTAAACTGGGCCTCTGTCCTGCCATGCTGACCCCCAGCAAGTCCT TTACCCGTAGGTGCTTCCCAGCTTTGGGCCAGAAAGGAGGCGTGATAATGGTTGGAAACAATTCTCACTTCGACGATGGGACTGGAACCATGCGGGAGGCCAAGGATCTTGTGAATGGAGTAAA GAATGCCACCGTGGTGATTGAGGCCCGTCAGGTGGTGATGAAAATCTTCGAGGATTACACGCAGTCTTGGTACTGGATCCTGTT AGGGCTGGTCATTGCCATGCTCACCAGCCTGCTCTTCATCGTCCTCCTGCGCTACCTGGCAGGGATCATGGTCTGGGTCATGATCGCCATGGTGATAGTGGTGATAGGATACG GTATCTTCCACTGCTACATGGAGTATGCTGCCCTGAAGGGAGAGCCGGGCGCTGATGTGACCCTACAGGAGATTGGCTTCCAGACAGACTTCGCAGTCTACCTGCAGATCAGACAGACCTGGCTGGCCTTCA TGATCATCCTGGCGATTGTGGAGGTCATCATCATccttctcctcatcttcctcaggaAGAGAATCCTCCTCGCCATCGCTCTCATTAAAGAGGCCAGCAG AGCCGTTGGACATGTCATGTGCTCCCTTTTTTACCCTCTGTTCACTTTTGTCCTCCTGGCCATGGTCATCGCCTACTGGGCAGTGACTGCTGT TTTCTTGTCTACCTCCAATGAGCCTGTCTACAAAGTGTTCAATGAGACTGTATGCGAACACTCGAGGAGAACCTGCGACCCAGCT AACTACACGACGAGTCCCATGAAGAAGGAGTGTCCGGACTCACAGTGCCTTTTTGCCTTCTACGGAGGAGAGACGGTTTACCACAAATACCTGATCGGCCTGCAGTTCTACAacgtcttcctcttcttctggtGTGCCAACTTCGTCACGGCTCTGGGACAGATGACCTTAGCCGGAGCCTTCGCCTCTTACTACTGGGCCTTCAACAAGCCCGCTGACATCCCGGCCTTCCCAGTGTTCTCCTCCTTGGGAAGAtctctcag GTATCACACAGGAACTTTGGCGTTCGGCTCCCTCATCCTCTCAATCATCCAGATCATCAGGGTTTTGCTGGAGTACCTGGACCACAAGCTGAAAG GTGCCCAAAATAAGTTTGCGAAGttcctgctgtgctgtttgaAGTGCTGTTTCTGGTGTCTGGAGAAATTCATCAAGTTCCTTAACAGAAACGCCTACATCATG GTGGCGATTTATGGCAAAAACTTTTGCACTTCTGCCAGAGATGCCTTCTTCCTGCTCATGAGAAACATGATCAG GGTTGCTGTCTTGGATAAAGTGACAGATTTTCTCCTATTTTTAGGCAAACTGCTCATTGTTGGTCTTGTAG GGATCtttgccttcttcttcttctctgggaGAGTGAAGGCCTTCGAGAATACAGCTCCACATCTCCATTACTACTGGGTTCCCATCCTG ACGGTGGTGATCGGCTCGTACCTCATCGCCCATGGGTTCTTCAGCGTGTACGCCATGTGTGTGGACACTCTGTTCCTCTGCTTCT tggaggatctggagaggAACGACGGCAGTCCAGAGAGACCCTACCTGATGCCTGAGAAACTCCGCAGCATCCTGAATAAGAAAAACAAGACCGAGCCGGCCCAGTAg
- the LOC114439542 gene encoding choline transporter-like protein 2 isoform X3, whose translation MPEDGEYYGKHGEPRKYDPAFKGPIHNRSCTDIVCCILFIVAILGYIAVGILAWSQGDPRKAIYPTDSRGQFCGQAGTPLETKRLLFYFNIMKCASPMVLLEFQCPTTQMCVEKCPDRFMTLVKAYTNKNDFDYYKSFCKEGVTNTMGIPEILKLGLCPAMLTPSKSFTRRCFPALGQKGGVIMVGNNSHFDDGTGTMREAKDLVNGVKNATVVIEARQVVMKIFEDYTQSWYWILLGLVIAMLTSLLFIVLLRYLAGIMVWVMIAMVIVVIGYGIFHCYMEYAALKGEPGADVTLQEIGFQTDFAVYLQIRQTWLAFMIILAIVEVIIILLLIFLRKRILLAIALIKEASRAVGHVMCSLFYPLFTFVLLAMVIAYWAVTAVFLSTSNEPVYKVFNETVCEHSRRTCDPANYTTSPMKKECPDSQCLFAFYGGETVYHKYLIGLQFYNVFLFFWCANFVTALGQMTLAGAFASYYWAFNKPADIPAFPVFSSLGRSLRYHTGTLAFGSLILSIIQIIRVLLEYLDHKLKGAQNKFAKFLLCCLKCCFWCLEKFIKFLNRNAYIMVAIYGKNFCTSARDAFFLLMRNMIRVAVLDKVTDFLLFLGKLLIVGLVGIFAFFFFSGRVKAFENTAPHLHYYWVPILTVVIGSYLIAHGFFSVYAMCVDTLFLCFCEDLERNDGSAAQPYYMSSTLREILWKNTGEDPSVSPAQQPQDEEPQEEDAA comes from the exons ATGCCTGAGGATGGAGAGTATTACGGAAAGCACG GAGAGCCGAGAAAGTATGATCCAGCCTTCAAGGGTCCCATCCACAATAG GAGCTGCACAGACATCGTGTGCTGCATCCTCTTCATCGTTGCCATATTGGGTTACATTGCCGTGGGAATACTTG CCTGGTCCCAGGGTGACCCCAGGAAGGCGATCTATCCCACAGACAGTCGTGGCCAGTTCTGTGGGCAGGCTGGCACTCCACTTGA GACGAAACGACTGTTGTTCTACTTCAACATCATGAAGTGCGCCAGTCCCATGGTGCTGCTGGAGTTCCAGTGTCCGAccacacag ATGTGTGTGGAGAAGTGCCCGGACAGGTTCATGACTTTGGTCAAAGCCTACACTAACAAAAATGATTTCGACTACTACAAGAGCTTCTGCAAGGAAGGAGTGACCAACACGATG GGGATACCAGAGATCCTTAAACTGGGCCTCTGTCCTGCCATGCTGACCCCCAGCAAGTCCT TTACCCGTAGGTGCTTCCCAGCTTTGGGCCAGAAAGGAGGCGTGATAATGGTTGGAAACAATTCTCACTTCGACGATGGGACTGGAACCATGCGGGAGGCCAAGGATCTTGTGAATGGAGTAAA GAATGCCACCGTGGTGATTGAGGCCCGTCAGGTGGTGATGAAAATCTTCGAGGATTACACGCAGTCTTGGTACTGGATCCTGTT AGGGCTGGTCATTGCCATGCTCACCAGCCTGCTCTTCATCGTCCTCCTGCGCTACCTGGCAGGGATCATGGTCTGGGTCATGATCGCCATGGTGATAGTGGTGATAGGATACG GTATCTTCCACTGCTACATGGAGTATGCTGCCCTGAAGGGAGAGCCGGGCGCTGATGTGACCCTACAGGAGATTGGCTTCCAGACAGACTTCGCAGTCTACCTGCAGATCAGACAGACCTGGCTGGCCTTCA TGATCATCCTGGCGATTGTGGAGGTCATCATCATccttctcctcatcttcctcaggaAGAGAATCCTCCTCGCCATCGCTCTCATTAAAGAGGCCAGCAG AGCCGTTGGACATGTCATGTGCTCCCTTTTTTACCCTCTGTTCACTTTTGTCCTCCTGGCCATGGTCATCGCCTACTGGGCAGTGACTGCTGT TTTCTTGTCTACCTCCAATGAGCCTGTCTACAAAGTGTTCAATGAGACTGTATGCGAACACTCGAGGAGAACCTGCGACCCAGCT AACTACACGACGAGTCCCATGAAGAAGGAGTGTCCGGACTCACAGTGCCTTTTTGCCTTCTACGGAGGAGAGACGGTTTACCACAAATACCTGATCGGCCTGCAGTTCTACAacgtcttcctcttcttctggtGTGCCAACTTCGTCACGGCTCTGGGACAGATGACCTTAGCCGGAGCCTTCGCCTCTTACTACTGGGCCTTCAACAAGCCCGCTGACATCCCGGCCTTCCCAGTGTTCTCCTCCTTGGGAAGAtctctcag GTATCACACAGGAACTTTGGCGTTCGGCTCCCTCATCCTCTCAATCATCCAGATCATCAGGGTTTTGCTGGAGTACCTGGACCACAAGCTGAAAG GTGCCCAAAATAAGTTTGCGAAGttcctgctgtgctgtttgaAGTGCTGTTTCTGGTGTCTGGAGAAATTCATCAAGTTCCTTAACAGAAACGCCTACATCATG GTGGCGATTTATGGCAAAAACTTTTGCACTTCTGCCAGAGATGCCTTCTTCCTGCTCATGAGAAACATGATCAG GGTTGCTGTCTTGGATAAAGTGACAGATTTTCTCCTATTTTTAGGCAAACTGCTCATTGTTGGTCTTGTAG GGATCtttgccttcttcttcttctctgggaGAGTGAAGGCCTTCGAGAATACAGCTCCACATCTCCATTACTACTGGGTTCCCATCCTG ACGGTGGTGATCGGCTCGTACCTCATCGCCCATGGGTTCTTCAGCGTGTACGCCATGTGTGTGGACACTCTGTTCCTCTGCTTCT GTGAAGACTTGGAGCGCAATGACGGCTCTGCTGCACAGCCTTATTACATGTCTTCAACTCTTCGTGAGATTCTGTGGAAGAACACGGGTGAAGATCCGTCTGTGTCGCCGGCTCAGCAACCACAGGATGAAGAACCACAGGAGGAGGATGCAGCTTAG
- the LOC114440587 gene encoding glutaryl-CoA dehydrogenase, mitochondrial-like, translating to MALRSAVCRLLVNPHRCLIASRAQGTAAPARHDVEKREQKPKAPKVEFNWRDALDLEGQLTEEEVMIRDSFRTYCQEKLMPRILMANRNEVFHREIVSEMGEMGVLGPTIKGYGCAGTSYVAYGLIAREVERVDSGYRSVMSVQSSLVMHPINAYGTEEQKQKYLPRLACGEILGCFGLTEPNHGSDPGSMETRAKYNPSSRTYSLTGSKTWITNSPVADIAVVWAKCDDGKVRGFILERGMKGLSTPKIEGKFSLRASATGMILMDEVEVPEENLLPNVSGLAGPFGCLNNARYGIAWGALGAAEFCFHAARQYTLDRIQFGVPLARNQLMQKKMADMLTEITIGLQSCVQLGRLIDEKKAAPEMISMLKRNSCGKALDIARQARDMLGGNGIADEYHIIRHVMNLEAVNTYEGTHDIHALILGRAITGLQSFTVGK from the exons ATGGCTTTGAGAAGCGCTGTGTGCCGTCTGTTGGTCAACCCTCACAGATGTCTCATCGCCTCCAGAGCACAGGGAACGGCAGCACCTGCCAGACACG ATGTGGAGAAACGTGAGCAGAAGCCTAAAGCAC CTAAGGTCGAGTTCAACTGGCGGGATGCCCTGGACCTGGAGGGccagctgacagaggaggaggtcatGATCAGGGATTCCTTCCGGACATACTGCCAAGAGAAACTCATGCCCCGCATCCTGATGGCAAACAGAAATGAAG tgttcCACAGAGAAATAGTGTCTGAGATGGGAGAGATGGGGGTCCTGGGCCCAACTATTAAAG GTTATGGCTGTGCTGGAACAAGCTATGTGGCCTACGGTTTGATTGCCAGAGAAGTGGAGAGAGTGGACAGTGGATATCGTTCAGTCATGAGCGTGCAGTCATCCCTGGTCATGCACCCCATTAACGCCTACGgcacagaggagcagaaacaGAAGTACCTTCCCAGGCTGG CTTGTGGAGAGATTCTGGGTTGCTTCGGCTTAACGGAGCCGAACCACGGCAGTGACCCCGGCAGCATGGAAACCAGAGCCAAATATAATCCGTCCAGTCGCACTTACTCTCTCACTGGCTCAAAGACTTG GATCACCAACTCCCCTGTTGCGGACATTGCTGTGGTCTGGGCTAAATGTGATGATGGGAAGGTCCGGGGCTTCATCTTGGAGCGTGGCATGAAAGGCCTCTCCACACCTAAGATTGAAGGAAAGTTTTCCCTGAGAGCCTCAGCCACTGGAATGATCCTCATGGATGAGGTGGAGGTTCCCGAGGAGAACCTGCTCCCTAACGTCTCCGGCCTGGCG GGTCCTTTTGGCTGCTTGAATAACGCCCGTTATGGTATTGCATGGGGTGCTCTGGGTGCTGCAGAGTTCTGTTTCCATGCTGCTCGCCAGTACACCTTGGACAG AATCCAGTTTGGTGTACCCCTGGCAAGGAATCAGCTGATGCAGAAGAAAATGGCCGACATGCTGACAGAGATCACCATCGGCCTACAGTCCTGTGTGCAGCTGGGCAGACTCATTGATGAGAAAAA AGCAGCCCCAGAGATGATTTCCATGCTGAAGAGAAACAGCTGTGGTAAAGCCCTGGACATTGCCAGACAAGCCAGAGACATGCTGGGAGGAAATGGCATTGCAGACGAATACCACATCATCCGCCACGTCATGAACCTGGAGGCCGTCAACACCTACGAAG gtACTCATGATATCCACGCCCTGATCCTGGGCCGAGCCATCACAGGGCTGCAGTCCTTCACGGTGGGGAAATAG